The Streptomyces sp. V4I8 genome includes the window GAAGCTGAGGGACTCCCCCAGCGCCCCGGACCGCCACAGGTCGTTGCAGCCCTGGGCCATCTCCTCCAGTCCCTCCACGATCTGGCCCCAGACGATGCCGGGCACCCAGCCCACGTCGCCGTTCAGGAGCAGGTTGTTGCGCTCGTAGAACAGGGCCAGGTCGACCACCGTCGTGCCGGGGCGGACCTCACGGTCGTAGCCGTAGGACTTGCTGCCCAGTTCCGTGCCGGCGAAGGCGAAATAGCACAGATCGCCCGGGATGGGGGTGACGGTCGGGTTTTCCAGGGGCGGCTCCGTTTCCGCGAAGGGCGGGAAGAGGGCGTAGATCTCGTTGCGGGCGTATTTCGCGTGGTAGACGTCGCCGGTCAGGGGCAGGGCGTCCCAGACGGCCGCGCAGGTGAGCGGGGCGCGGTCGTCCAGGAGTTTGGCCGTGCAGTGGATGCCCCGCTTGACCAGCGACACCTCGATGAACCGTTCAGTCATGCACTCCAGGGTGCATACATCGCATGGTCTCGGGTAGCCGCGCCGCCATGGCTCCACCTACGGAACATGTCGAAACACATGTCGGACACAGATCGGGCACTCCCACCCGCTCGGGCACCCCCACACGCCGGTCGCTGCTCGCGGGGGTGGCGGCGCTCGGCGCGCTGGGCGCGGCAGGCTGCTCACGCGTGGCCACGGCCTCCACAAAGGAAGGCGGCGAGCTGCTCGACCGGCTGCGCGCCGCCGGCGTCGTACGGCTCGGGATCGCGGGCGAGATCCCCTTCGGGTACATCGACACGAACGGTGAACTCACCGGCGAGGCGCCCGAGCTGGCGCGGGTCATCTTCAAGCGGCTCGGGGTGGACCGGGTGCAGCCCGTGCCCACCGAGTTCGGGTCGCTGATACCCGGGCTGCGCTCGCAGCAGTTCGATGTCGTCGCCGCCGGGATGTACGTCAATCCCGAGCGCTGTGAGCAGGTCATCTTCTCCGACCCGGACTATCAGATGCTCGACTCCTTCATCGTGCGCAAGGGCAACCCCAAGGACCTGCACGACTACAAGGACGTCGTCGAGAAGAAGGCCAAGTTCGCCACCGGGACCGGCTACGCCGAGATCCAGTACGCCATCGAGGCGGGGTACAAGGAGAGCGACATCCTCATCGTCCCGGACCAGGTCGCGGGGCTGAACGCGGTCGAGGCGGGGCGCGTGGACGTCTTCGCCGGTACGGCGCTGACGACCCGCGAGGTCGTCAAGAAGTCGGCCAAGGCGGAGGCCACCAAGGCCTTCGCGCCCCTCGTCGGCGGCAAACCGCACGTCGACGGCGGCGCGTTCGCCTTCCGGCCGAGCGAGACCGCGCTGCGGGACGCCTTCAACGTCGAGCTGCACAAGCTCAAGAAGAGCGGCGAGCTGTTCCGCATCCTCAAGCCGTTCGGCTTCACCGAGGCCGAGATGACCGACCTCACCGCCAAGGAGCTGTGCGGAGGGGGGACGGGCTGATGACCTCGGGACTCTGGGAACTCGTACTCAACGGGATATGGGTCACCGTCCAGTTGCTGGTCCTGAGCGGACTGGTGGCCACGGCGGTCGCCTTCGGGGTCGGCGTGGCCCGCACCCACCGGCTGTGGATCGTCCGCTTCCTCGCGGGCGTCTACACCGAGGTGTTCCGCGGGACCTCCGCCCTGATCATGATCTTCTGGGTGTTCTTCGTGCTGCCGGTCGCGTTCGGCTGGCAGCTGGTCCCGCTGTGGGCCGGCACCCTCGCGCTCGGGCTGACCTACGGGGCGTACGGCGCCGAGATCGTGCGCGGCGCCCTCAACTCGGTCGACCCGGCGCAGCGGGAGGGCGGGATCGCGCTCAGCTTCACGCCGTGGCAGCGGATGCGGCTGATCCTGCTGCCGCAGGCGGTGCCGGAGATGATCCCCTCCTTCACCAACCTGCTGGTGGAGCTGCTCAAGGGCACCGCGCTGGTGTCCGTGATGGGCATGGGCGACCTGGCGTTCAGCGCCAACCTGGTGCGCCTCGCGCTGCAGGAGAGCACGGAGATCTACACGTACGTGCTGCTGATCTACTTCGTCATCGCGTTCCTGCTCACGCGCGGGATGCGCGGACTGGAACGCAAGCTGAAGGCCGGTGTCGGCAAGCCGGTCGGGCGCACGGCCGACCAGGAGCTGCACCGTCCTGAGACGACCGGCGTGGGCGCGGGAGGTTCTTTCTCATGACCTGGGACTGGGGCGCTGTCGCCGACTTCATGCCGAGCTTCTGGGACGGGCTGCTGCTCACGCTGCAGATCCTGGCCCTCGGTTCGCTGATCTCGTTCGCGCTGGGTCTGGTGTGGGCGCTGCTGATGCGCACGCCGACCCGCTGGGTGCGCTGGCCGGTCGGGGCGGTCACGGAGTTCATCCGCAACACCCCGCTGCTGGTGCAGCTTTTCTTCTTCTTCTACGTGCTGCCCGAGTGGGGCCTGACGTGGCCGGCGCTGACCACCGGCATCTGCGCGATCGGGCTGCACTACTCGACGTACACGATGCAGGTCTACCGCGCCGGCATCGAGGCGGTGCCCGCCGGCCAGTGGGAGGCCGCGACGGCGCTGAACCTGCCGGTGACCAGGACGTGGCGGGTGGTGATCCTGCCGCAGGCGATCCGCCGGGTCGTGCCGGCCCTCGGCAACTACGTCATCGCGATGCTCAAGGACACGCCGATCCTGATGACGATCACGGTGATGGAGATGCTCGGCGAGGCGCGGCTGTTCGCGCAGCAGAACTTCCAGTTCACCGAGCCCCTGACGGTCATCGGTGTGGCCTTCATCCTCATCGCCTATCCGGCCTCCCTTCTCGTACGAGCCCTGGAGCGACGCCTTGTCAGCTGACACCCCTCTGATGAAAGATCCCGACGCGAGCGCCAACCCTCCGGTGGACGGCAGCGAGCTGATCCGCTTCGACCATGTCACCAAGCGCTTCGGGTCCAACACGGTCCTCGACCAGCTCGACTTCTCTGTCGAGTCCGGCAAGCACGTCACCCTGATCGGCCCGTCCGGCTCCGGCAAGACGACGATCCTGCGGTTGCTGATGACCCTGCTCAAGCCGGACGAGGGCACGATCACGGTCGCCGGGGAGAAGCTCTTCCCCGCCCCCGAGAAGCAGGTCCGCGAGGTCCGCAAGAACATCGGGATGGTGTTCCAGCAGTTCAACCTGTTCCCGAACATGTCGGTGCTGCGCAACATCACCGAGGCCCCGGTCACCGTCCTCGGCCTGTCCAAGGACGAGGCGGAGGTGCGCGCCCGTGAGCTGCTGGAGATGGTGGGACTCGCCGACAAGTGCGACGCCCGCCCGACCCAGCTGTCCGGCGGCCAGCAGCAGCGGGTGGCGATCGCGCGGGCGCTGGCCATGCGGCCGCAGGTGCTGCTGCTCGACGAGGTGACCTCGGCGCTGGACCCGGAGCTGGTCGCGGGCGTCCTCGACGTGCTGCGGGACATCGCCCGCACCACCGACATCACGATGCTCTGTGTGACCCACGAGATGAATTTCGCCCGGGACATCTCGGACCAGGTCCTGATGTTCGACTCCGGTCGGGTCATCGAGTCCGGCAGCCCGGAAAAGATGTTCAACGACCCCGAGAAGGACCGCACCCGGGAGTTTCTCAGCGCTGTGCTGTGAGTCCGTGTCGGGCCCATGTCCCTGACATATGCCACGGCGATAACACCGCAGTTGAGGGCGTCGCAATCTCGTCAACAACCGCTCACTACAAGCCGCTTGCCCGTTATCGTGAAGGGGATTGACCGACACGAACCCGGATTGACGAGAAGCGACGTGCGACCGCAGGGGGAACCGTGGCGCTGCAGCACGAGCCGACGACGCCGCACCACTCGGCCCAGGACGCCCTGCGCGTCCTGGAGACCGTGGCGCAGCACAGCACCGGAGTCACCGACGCCGAACTCGCCCGGCACACGGGCATCGGCCCGGAGCGCCTGACCGGCCTCCTGCTGATGCTGCGCCGCGAGGGCTACGTCGAGCAGGTCGGCGACGGGGCGTACGTCACCGGCGACGCCCTGACCCGCCTCGGTTCCGCGCAGGGCCGCGACCAGGCCCTGCGCGAGACCCTCCAGCGCACCCTGGACCGGCTGCGCGACTCGGTCGGCGCGGCCGTCTACATCAGCCGGTACGTGGACGGGGAGATCAAGATCGACCAGTTCGCCGCGGGTCCGACCACCCCCGTGGTCAACGAGTGGGTCGACTTCCGCTACTCCGCCCACGCCACCGCGATCGGCAAGAGCCTGCTCGGCCAGCTCGACCACAACGGCCGGCGCGATCACCTCTCCCGCCACAAGATGGCCCGCCTCACCTCCCGCACGATCACCAGCGACCGGGTCCTGCTCTCCCGCCTGGAGTCCCAGCCGCCGACGGTCCCCCACCTCGACCTCCAGGAGTACGCGGTGGGCACGGTGTGCGCGGCCGTCCCGATCACGGCCGGTTCCTCGGTGGGCTGCCTGGCCCTGTCCCTCCCGGTCGGGCACGCCCACCGGCTGCGCCAGGCGGCGGACGCGCTGAACCGGAACGCGGCGCCGGTGCTGCTGTCACTGGCGATCTAGACCCGTCCCGGGGTGGTCGGAAGCACCCCTCGGGACCAGGTAGTATTTTCTTCGTCGCCAGCCGCGAGCCCCCTGGGAACGCGGTCGGCGGGAGTCATGCGCCGCTAGCTCAGTTGGTTAGAGCAGCTGACTCTTAATCAGCGGGTCCGGGGTTCGAGTCCCTGGCGGCGCACCGGTGAAGGGCCTCTCGTGGGAGCGAGGGGCCCTTCGGCGTCAGCGGGTCCGGGATTCCAGTCCCCCGCGGCCACACACACGATGAAGGCTCCTCGCAACCGCGGGGGCTATCGCCGCGAAGTCGGCTCTCCCAGGTCCTGCAGGAGCGGCTGGGGGTCCGGGGGTTATCCCCCGGGGAATGCAGCATCAGCGGGTCCGGGGTTCGAGTCCCTGGCGGCGCACCGGTGAAGGGCCTCTCGTGGGAGCGAGGGGCCCTTCGGCGTCAGCGGGTCCGGGATTCCAGTCCCCCGCGGCCACACACACGATGAAGGCTCCTCGCAACCGCGGGGGCTATCGCCGCGAAGTCGGCTCTCCCAGGTCCTGCAGGAGCGGCTGGGGGTCCGGGGGTTATCCCCCGGGGAATGCAGCATCAGCGGGTCCGGGGTTCGAGTCCCTGGCGGCGCACCGGTGAAGGGCCTCTCGTGGGAGCGAGGGGCCCTTCGGCGTCAGCGGGTCCGGGATTCCAGTCCCCCGCGGCCACACACACGATGAAGGCTCCTCGCAACCGCGGGGGCTATCGCCGCGAAGTCGGCTCTCCCAGGTCCTGCAGGAGCGGCTGGGGGTCCGGGGGTTATCCCCCGGGGAATGCAGCATCAGCGGGTCCGGGGTTCGAGTCCCTGGCGGCGCACCGGTGAAGGGCCTCTCGTGGGAGCGAGGGGCCCTTCGGCGTCAGCGGGTCCGGGATTCCAGTCCCCCGCGGCCACACACACGATGAAGGCTCCTCGCAACCGCGGGGGCTTTCGCCGCGAAGTCGGCTCTCCCGGGTCCTGCAGGAGCGGCTGGGGGTCCGGGGGTTATCCCCCGGGGAATGCAGCATCAGCGGGTCCGGGGTTCGAGTCCCTGGCGGCGCACCGGTGAAGGGCCTCTCGTGGGAGCGGGGGGCCCTTCGGCGTGTGCCAGGACATCCGCCTCCGTCAGCCTCCGGTACGCCCGCTCCCCGGCCGGCCGCCACCACACCGGGTCGGCACACCGCGGCCCCTCCCGCCTCAGCCCCACCCGATGGATCTTGTTCGTGGCTGTCACCGGCATCCGCTCCACCACCCGCACGAACCGGGGCGCCATCTTCGTCCCCAGATCCGGCTGGTCGAGCAGGAACCCGGCGAAGCCGACCGGATCGAACTCCCCCGCGATGGTCGCCATGACCTGGTCCCCGGTCACCGGATCCGGCACCGCGTACACGGCGACGGCGGCCGCGCCCTCGTACCGGGCGAGGATGTTCTCGATCATCGCGGCGGAGAGGTTCTCGCCGTCGACCCGCAGCCGGTCGTCGCCACGCCCCGCGAAGTACAGATAGCCGTCGGCGTCCCGGCAGAACAGGTCCCCCGTCCAGTACCACCCCTCCCGCCGCCGCTCCGCCTCCGCTGCCGGATTGCGCCAGTACCCCTCGAAGGGGTTCGGCCCCCGGTTGACCAGTTCCCCGATGGCCGCGTCCCCGTTGACCAGCCGCCCGCCCGCGTCGAACACGGCCGGCGGACACTCCTCACGGGTCTCCGGATCGAGTACGACGAGCCCGGGCCCCGCCCGCCCCACCGCCCCCGGCGGCGTCCCGGGCGACCACTGCACGGCGGCCCCGCCCTCGGACGACCCGTATCCCTCCACCAGCCGCACCCCGAACCGCCGCTGGAAGGCGGCCGCGTCCGCCGCCCCGGCCTCGGTGCCGAAGCCCAGCCGCAACGGATTGTCCCGGTCGTCGGGGCGCGGTTCGGTGGCCAGGAGGTACTGGATCGCCCGGCCCACGTAGGTGAAGTACGTCGCCCCGTACGCGCGTACGTCCGCGAGGAACCCCGACGCCGAGAACCGTCGCCGCAACGCCACCGCCGCACCGGCCGCGAGGGCGGGAGCCCAGTCGGCGATCACCGCGTTGCCGTGGAACATCGGCATGCAGACGTAGTGCACGTCGTCGGGCCGGACACAGAACTGGTCGACCAGGGAGTGGCCGGCCGCGGCCAGGCGCCCCTGGGTGCAGATCGCGGCCTTGGGGGCGCCGGTCGAGCCGGACGTGAAGTAGAGCAGGAGCCGGTCGTGCGGGGCGGCGCGGGTGGGGTCGGGCCGTGCGTCGGCGTACGGGGCGAGCAGGCCGTCGTACTCCTCCCCGTCGGTCAGCAGCAGACGCACGCCGGGCAGGTCGAGGCCGGCGAGCAACGGCAGGTGGGCCCGCTCGGTGACCAGCACGCGGCATTCGGTGTGCAGGATGTCGCGGGCGAGTTCGGGGCCCCGGCGGGTGGGGTTGATCCCGGCGACGGCGGCACGGGCGAGGGCCGCCGCGCTCAACCACAGGGGGTACTCAGGGGTGTTGTCGAGCAGCACCCCGATGTGCGAGCGGGGCGGCACCAGGTCGGCCAGCAGCGCCGCCCGGGCCGCGGCGCCCGCCGCCACCTGGTGATGGGTGAGCGCGCGCCCTTCGCACCACAGTCCCGGCCGGTGGTCGTCCCACCGGCCCGCGACGAGTTCCGCGACCGTGCCCCTGATGGACTCCATGACGGCGCACGGTAATTGATGGTCCGTCAGGTGTGTAGGGTCACGGGGTCATCGTGACGCCGTCGACCACGACGGTGTCGACGGTGTCGTCGGTGCCCTCGCCGAAGCCGAAGCCGTCGGACATCTGGTTGTACGTGACCATGAAGCCGACGCAGAACACCGCGGCCACCCCGAGGAACACCAGCATGCCGATGGTGGACGCCGCCAGCTTGGCCCGCCCCGGCGCCGTGGCGGTGGCGACGACCTCAGCGCCCTCCTTGTAGTAGACGGTGACGAAGTCGCCCTCGACCGTGGTCGCCGGGCCGTCCTCCTCCTCGAAGCGGACGACGCGGCCGTCACGCGCGGTGAACTCGTAGACGTGGTGCAGCGTGGTGTGCACGGACGTGTCCCCGCCGCCGCCATGGGTCGTCGTGAACATGCGCAGACAGCGCCCCTCCGCCGTCAGCCCGCTGTCCCAGGCACCGCGGATCTGCAGCGAGCGGCGCACCACGCGGTACGCGCCGAAGAGGACAACGGCCAGGATCAGGCCGGGAACGAGGTAGAAGATCAGGTCCATTGCGCATCCCCCGAGGTCAGGTGTTGCTCCCCTACGCCGTCATGGTCATGTCGGCGTAGGGGGAACGTACCCGCGGGAGAGGCCGGACTGCCTCAAGCAATGCTCAGAACGTGACGTCCGAGCACGCGTAGAACGCGTTGCCCGTGTCGTGGACGGTCCACACCGCGAGGATGACGTGGTGACCGCTCAGCCCGGACGGCAGCCTGCCACTGTGCGAGAGCGTGGACGGCGGCCGCTGCCCGTTGTACGGGACCGTGAAGAACGGCGTGAGGTTGAGGTCGGACCGGGAGAGGTTGTGGTTCTGGTTCCAGCCCGGCTTGGTGACGTAGTACCGGAAGTCGGTCGTGGCGTGCATGGCCGTGAACTGCCAGCGGAACGTGTAGTTCTGACCGCCGGTCACCCTGGTGGTGGGCCAGGCGCCGCCGGACGGCGTCCTCGGCGCGCTGAGCTGGCTGAACTGGCCGAGCCCGGCGTTGCATATCTGACCGTCGGCCGGTCCTGAGCCCGGGAAGCCCTTCGGGCCCTCGACGCTCTGCGGCTCCCACTGGATGGAGCCGCAGTTGGTGACGGTGCCGTTCTGACAGAGCTTCTGCCGGCTGATGGGGAGGTCGGTGTAGCCGTGGCTGCTCGCGCCTCCGGCGGAGAGCACGAGGGTCCCGGCCGTGGTGAGTCCGAGTGCGGCGGCGTACAGCTTGGTCTTTCTGCGCATGCTGCTGCTCCTGGGAACGTGGGGGAAGTTCGATGAGCTTGCAGGTCTAGACCAAGTCCCAGATTATTGCTGACTGTTGAACATGTCCATACCAATCGAGGGACATGTTCGACGGGCCGTCAGGGGTCTCAGGCGCCCGTCTCCCCCCGCCCCGCGCAGAGCGCCACCGTCAAGTCCTTCACCAGCGCCTTGCGTTCGTAGTCGTCCAGCTCGACCAGCCCCCGCATGGTCAGCCGGGTCACCGTGTCCTCCACCGAGTCGACGACCGAGGTGACCCTGGTGGCCCGGTCCTGGGCGTCCAGCGCGGCGATCCGGCGCCGGTGCATGGCCGCGGCCACCTCCGGCGCGTACTCCACCCGCACCGGCCGCACCGAGAACACCTCTAGCCCGACCACGCCCGCGTCCCGCACCACCAACCGGGTCAGCGTCTCCGCGGCCGCCTCGGCCGACCCCCGCGTGGCACCCGGCGTCTCCACCGGCACCCGGGCCAGAGCCGCCTCGACGCACTCGCGCAGATACGACTCGTGGTCCTCCACCCCGAGCGTCGCCCGCGCGGTGTCCTTCACCCGCCACACCACCAGGACGACCGCCCGCAGCGCGACCCCGTTCCCGTCGGCCGCGGGCATCGGCTCGCTGCGCCAGTGCCGCAGCCGTACGTCGACCCGGCGGCGCAGCAGCAGCGGGTTGACCCACAGCAGGCCGGTGCGCCGGACCGTCCCCCGGTAGCCGCCGAACATCCCGAGCACCCAGGCCCGTCCGGTCCGCCCGCGCGCCAGCCCGCCCAGGCCGAGGAGCCCCAGGGCCCCCGCCCCCGTGTACGCCGCCCACTGCGCGGGCCCCAGCCCCGACCCGGACGCCGACAGCCCCAGCGCCTCCCCCGCCAGCGACGGCAGTACGCCCGCCCACCACGAGGTGGCCAGGCACCCGGCCGCCCCGCAGACACCGGCGAGCACGCCCGCCGCCCCCGGCAGCACCCGCGCCGGCCGCTCCACCAGCTCGGGGTCGATCTGCGGCTCGGGACGCGGCTTGGCCTGCACCGGGCGGCGCAGCCGCGGCTGCTCCCCCGTGCCCTGCCGGCGGGCCACGACCGTCGGCCTCAGCGGCACGGACACCGGACCCGCCTCGTCGCGGAACAGCAGATGGACGGGGATCTCGGTGGTCGCCTCGTTCTGGATCAGCCGCGCCGGCCGGGCGGTCCCCTCGGGCGGCCCCGCGAACCCCTCGGGCTCGGGCGTGTGAGAAGTGGTCGTGGGCATGCGTGCCTCCAGCCTCCGCGCCAGATGCGTCACAACGGTGGTTGCCGGGATGTCGGGTTACGAGAACAGCCGCCGCCAGGTCTCCGGCCCCGGGTAGCCGTCCGCCGCGCCGCCCCGCCAGCCCTGGGTGCGCTGGAAGGCCTCGACGCCCCGCCGGTCCGCCTCGCCCCAGCGCGGTCCCGGCCCGGTCTTGTAGTGCTTGCCGAACCCCTTCTTCGTGAGCTGTCTGCCGAGCTGCGTCACGTACTGGTTGCTGGCACCCGGCCGGAACATCGCCCGCCCCGGGTAACCCGGCACCCCGTGCGACGCGGGCTGCGTGGGCGCGGGCGGGGCGGCCGGGGCTGGGGTTTCGCCGGAACCCGCGCTCGGGATGTCCCTGCCCTTGCCCGTCACCAGCAGCGCCCATGTCCGCGCCCCCGGCAGCCCGTCCGCGTCCTGGCCCCACCAGCCCTGCGCCTGCTGGAAGGCCTGCGTGGCCCTGCGGTCCGCGTCCGTCCAGCGCGGACCCGGGCCGGTGGTGTAGTACCGGCCGGCACCGCGCTCGACGAGCAGGCGGCCCAGCTGGGTGACGTACTTGTTGTTGGCCCCGGGACCGAAATGCGCCCGTCCCGGGTACGCCGTTGCGCTGTTCGGTCCCTCCGGCCTGGCAGCGCCGGGCGTCCCGGTCTCCGGCGTCTCGGCCGCCGGCTTCTCCGTGACCGGTTTCGTCCCCGCGGCGCCGCTCTTCAGCCCCTTGTAGCGGTAGGCGAGATAGCGGTCGGAGTGGCTCCAATAGGCGTACGGGGTGGTCTGCCGGCGGGCGCGCGCGGGTGCCGACTCGTAGGCGACGTAGTAGGTGTGCGTGTGGTCCGTCCAGCCGCCGAAAATGACGACGTGCGAGCCTTTCTGGGGGTTCGCCGGATTATGGAAGAGCAGCATGTCGCCGGGCTGCAGATCCTTCTTGGCGATGCGCACCCCGTACTTGCCCAGGCTGCCGGTCCATTCGTTTCCGGGCAGGTTCCAGGCCATCGAGACAAAGCCCGAGCAGTCCTGCCGGTATCCGTCCGACCAGTACTTGTACATGCTGTACGGCACCTTCGCGGCGACCCATTTCTTGGCCCGCTTGATGATCTCCGCGCGGGTGGTCGCGGGCGCCTTGACCGGGCCGGACGGCCGGGGCGGCTGCCCTGCCGGGCCGTGCAGCGGGGCTACGCTCCCCTGGGGGGTACTGGGCTCGTCACCTGCGGGAACGCTCGGCCGGTCGGGGGCGTGGGGGGCGGCCAGGGCCGGGGCCGTGTGGCCTACGGCGAGGGTCGTGGAGGCGGCCGCGGCGAGGATCAGCGCCCGGTGGGCGGCCGGATGGCGGCGGGTCTCGGAATGCGGCAGAACGCGTCTCCAGTGCACGCATCCCGGGCAGTCGCAGTCACTCGCCGGATCGAATTCCTCGAATACCGGAGTCCGAGTCTCCATGCGATTCCCCTCACACTCCAGTTGAAAATGCCCACAGCTGTGCACGTCGTCAGTTTCTCAACTGTCTTCCGGACGCGCATGTTGACGGTCCGAATGGTTTACGTGCCGCCCCGGCCCCCTCCGCCACCCCCGTCCGGCCGGTCCGGAGCACCCCGCAAGGTCATGTAGAGTTAACGCCGTCAGCAGGCGCCGCTAGCTCAGTTGGTTAGAGCAGCTGACTCTTAATCAGCGGGTCCGGGGTTCGAGTCCCTGGCGGCGCACGACACGGAGGCCCCCTCGTGGAAGCGAGGGGGTTTTTCGCTGTCCTGAACCGGGTCCTCTCCCAGGTTTGGCCGGATACCCTCTGGCCATGGCAGCGCGTGACCTTCAGGAGCGGATCAAGAAGCTCATCATCGACCGCCGGCTGGCCTCCGGGGCCCCGCTGCCGACGGAGCCCGAGCTGATGACTCATCTGGGTGCCAGCCGGAACTCCGTGCGCGAGGCGCTCAAGGGGTTGCAGGCGATGGGCATCGTGGAGATCCGGCACGGCTTCGGGACGTACGTCGGCACGATGTCGCTGGCGCCGATGATCGAGGGCCTCGCCTTCCGCACCGTCGCCGGGCACTACCGGGGCGAGGACACCCTGCTCCAGCTGGTGCAGTTGCGGGAGGCCGTGGAGACGGGGCTGGTGTCGCGGCTCGCGGGGCGGGTCCCGGAAGCCGATCTCGTTGAACTGGACGCGCTGGTCGACCGTATGGAAGAGCAGGCGGCGCGGGGTGGCGACGGGATCGCCGACACCGACCGGGCGTTTCACGCCACTCTCTACCGGGGGTTGGACAACGCGCTGCTGGGCGAGGTCATGGAGGCGTTCTGGGACGCCTTCCACCGCGTCCACACCGATCTCGGGGGCGCCCCGCAGGATCCGCTGGTCACCTGCCGGCAGCACCGGGAGATCGTGGAGGCGGTGCGGTCGGGCGACGCGATACGGGCGGAGGAGGCCATACGGGAGCACTTCGGCAACATCCTCGCCCGCGTATCCACGACGGGTACACAACACCCCCACAGGTGCCACAATGAGCGCGTATGACCGGTAAACACCTCGTTTCGCATCTTGCGATCATGTGGAACGACGTAGAACCCTGGTGATTGGTTTTTCAAGATGCTGCGCATACGCGGCAGTTGGGGGGCAAGGAGCCGGTTGCCGGTTTTCGCCGGGGCATAGGGGGCCCCGTTCATGACCGCATGCCGAGGGGGGCATGATGCAACCGGAAGGTCGCAGTTCCATGTCTAAGGTGTGGAAGATGTGGTGACCGCGGCCCACCACTGATACGCCTGTGAAGGTCGAGGGGGACCGGAGCAGCCGTAAAGGAACCGACAGACACGCGGGTGACCCGCGTGTGGGGGGATGACTCATGACGTCGACGCCGACGGGCGCCCGGCATAACTTCGACCCGTCTCAAACCACCCAGCTCAGGGTGCCGTCACAGACCAGGACCGGAGCTTTCCGCCGGATCAAGAAGACGCTGCCGAAGTACGACTACGAGCACTACAGCCGGCTGGCCGGCCCCCTCACTCAGCCCGACCCGAACAAGCCGTACCGGGTCGAGTACCGCTCGCTGATCTCGCAGGAGCCGCACCGGATCAGGGTCGCGCTGATGCTGGCGGCGGCGCCGGTGCTCTCGCTGGTCCTGCTGTTCTGGCTGCTCCAGCCCGAGCACTGGACCGAACGGGACTATCCCGCCTTCGACTTCCTGCCGGCGCTGGACATCGTGATGCTCGTCTCGATCGGTCTGATCGAGTTCTTCCGCTGCATGAACGTGCTGTCGAACGCGCACGCCACGCTGGTCGCCCGCGACCCTATCCCGGTGGTGCCGGAGACCGGCACGAGAGTCGCCTTCCTGACCTCCTTCGTGCCCGGCAAGGAGCCGCTGGAGATGGTGACGAAGACCCTGGAGGCGGCGGTCAAGCTGCGCCACCGGGGTCTGATGCACGTCTGGCTGCTCGACGAGGGCGACGACGCGGAGGTCAAGGAGGTGTGCGCGCGGCTCGGCGTGCACCACTTCTCCCGCAAGGGCATCGCCAAGTGGAACCAGGCCAAGGGCCCGCACCGCGCCAAGACCAAGCACGGCAACTACAACGCCTGGCTCGACGCGCACGGCGACGACTACGACTTCTTCGCCTCGGTCGACACCGACCACGTGCCGCTGCCCAACTACCTGGAGCGGATGCTCGGCTTCTTCCGCGACCCGAACGTCGGCTTCGTCATCGGCCCGCAGGTGTACGGCAACTACGACAACTTCGTCACCAAGGCCGCC containing:
- a CDS encoding DUF3830 family protein; translated protein: MTERFIEVSLVKRGIHCTAKLLDDRAPLTCAAVWDALPLTGDVYHAKYARNEIYALFPPFAETEPPLENPTVTPIPGDLCYFAFAGTELGSKSYGYDREVRPGTTVVDLALFYERNNLLLNGDVGWVPGIVWGQIVEGLEEMAQGCNDLWRSGALGESLSFRRA
- the ehuB gene encoding ectoine/hydroxyectoine ABC transporter substrate-binding protein EhuB, which codes for MAPPTEHVETHVGHRSGTPTRSGTPTRRSLLAGVAALGALGAAGCSRVATASTKEGGELLDRLRAAGVVRLGIAGEIPFGYIDTNGELTGEAPELARVIFKRLGVDRVQPVPTEFGSLIPGLRSQQFDVVAAGMYVNPERCEQVIFSDPDYQMLDSFIVRKGNPKDLHDYKDVVEKKAKFATGTGYAEIQYAIEAGYKESDILIVPDQVAGLNAVEAGRVDVFAGTALTTREVVKKSAKAEATKAFAPLVGGKPHVDGGAFAFRPSETALRDAFNVELHKLKKSGELFRILKPFGFTEAEMTDLTAKELCGGGTG
- the ehuC gene encoding ectoine/hydroxyectoine ABC transporter permease subunit EhuC — translated: MTSGLWELVLNGIWVTVQLLVLSGLVATAVAFGVGVARTHRLWIVRFLAGVYTEVFRGTSALIMIFWVFFVLPVAFGWQLVPLWAGTLALGLTYGAYGAEIVRGALNSVDPAQREGGIALSFTPWQRMRLILLPQAVPEMIPSFTNLLVELLKGTALVSVMGMGDLAFSANLVRLALQESTEIYTYVLLIYFVIAFLLTRGMRGLERKLKAGVGKPVGRTADQELHRPETTGVGAGGSFS
- the ehuD gene encoding ectoine/hydroxyectoine ABC transporter permease subunit EhuD codes for the protein MTWDWGAVADFMPSFWDGLLLTLQILALGSLISFALGLVWALLMRTPTRWVRWPVGAVTEFIRNTPLLVQLFFFFYVLPEWGLTWPALTTGICAIGLHYSTYTMQVYRAGIEAVPAGQWEAATALNLPVTRTWRVVILPQAIRRVVPALGNYVIAMLKDTPILMTITVMEMLGEARLFAQQNFQFTEPLTVIGVAFILIAYPASLLVRALERRLVS
- the ehuA gene encoding ectoine/hydroxyectoine ABC transporter ATP-binding protein EhuA, which codes for MKDPDASANPPVDGSELIRFDHVTKRFGSNTVLDQLDFSVESGKHVTLIGPSGSGKTTILRLLMTLLKPDEGTITVAGEKLFPAPEKQVREVRKNIGMVFQQFNLFPNMSVLRNITEAPVTVLGLSKDEAEVRARELLEMVGLADKCDARPTQLSGGQQQRVAIARALAMRPQVLLLDEVTSALDPELVAGVLDVLRDIARTTDITMLCVTHEMNFARDISDQVLMFDSGRVIESGSPEKMFNDPEKDRTREFLSAVL
- a CDS encoding IclR family transcriptional regulator; protein product: MALQHEPTTPHHSAQDALRVLETVAQHSTGVTDAELARHTGIGPERLTGLLLMLRREGYVEQVGDGAYVTGDALTRLGSAQGRDQALRETLQRTLDRLRDSVGAAVYISRYVDGEIKIDQFAAGPTTPVVNEWVDFRYSAHATAIGKSLLGQLDHNGRRDHLSRHKMARLTSRTITSDRVLLSRLESQPPTVPHLDLQEYAVGTVCAAVPITAGSSVGCLALSLPVGHAHRLRQAADALNRNAAPVLLSLAI
- a CDS encoding AMP-binding protein — its product is MESIRGTVAELVAGRWDDHRPGLWCEGRALTHHQVAAGAAARAALLADLVPPRSHIGVLLDNTPEYPLWLSAAALARAAVAGINPTRRGPELARDILHTECRVLVTERAHLPLLAGLDLPGVRLLLTDGEEYDGLLAPYADARPDPTRAAPHDRLLLYFTSGSTGAPKAAICTQGRLAAAGHSLVDQFCVRPDDVHYVCMPMFHGNAVIADWAPALAAGAAVALRRRFSASGFLADVRAYGATYFTYVGRAIQYLLATEPRPDDRDNPLRLGFGTEAGAADAAAFQRRFGVRLVEGYGSSEGGAAVQWSPGTPPGAVGRAGPGLVVLDPETREECPPAVFDAGGRLVNGDAAIGELVNRGPNPFEGYWRNPAAEAERRREGWYWTGDLFCRDADGYLYFAGRGDDRLRVDGENLSAAMIENILARYEGAAAVAVYAVPDPVTGDQVMATIAGEFDPVGFAGFLLDQPDLGTKMAPRFVRVVERMPVTATNKIHRVGLRREGPRCADPVWWRPAGERAYRRLTEADVLAHAEGPPAPTRGPSPVRRQGLEPRTR